A stretch of DNA from Pseudopipra pipra isolate bDixPip1 chromosome 1, bDixPip1.hap1, whole genome shotgun sequence:
CAGCCGCCGCTCCCCCCTTGGTCGCGGCCCCGCGGCAGCGCCGTGACCTCTGCGCGTCCCTgagggcggcggggctgggccctgcggcggcggcggcagagCGGGGCCGGGCTGCTCCCGGAgcggggagcggcgcggggctGGGCCCAGCCCGGCTCCAGGACCGCTTAGAGTGTCTTCTGACCTGAATTCCGGGACAGCAGGCCTGGAAGGGAAGACCTTGCAGGAGGGGGGATTTAGTGTGAGCAGCGAAGGCTAGTCTTGATTCCACAAATAGTGGATGCAAGGAGTGTAAAAACTGATTTAGATTCATGTCATAAATAGGTTGCTCTTGAATGTTGTCCCTTAAATATTGTCATTGGAAGGTCAAATACACGGGAGCACTGTTGCTTATCTTGTGAAGATGATGATTACACCATACAAAAAGCACAATCTAGATCTAGAAAATTGtttcagctgcttctcctgcaactctctttatctccttttttcttttacttttcatCTTTTAGGCAATAAAGTCACCATGTCGTCTGCACTGTTGCCCAAGCCACAAATGCGGCGCCTGTTGGCCAGAAGGATGAAGTTTCACCTTTTTGGGGCATTTTTTGTGTCAATAGGATGTGCAGCTTTATACAAGGTGGGCTCTGTAGTCATTCAGTTACAAACTGTGCTCATTGGAGTGTTTTAAGaattcataatatttttctgttgagaTTCAGTTGAGCTGTTCATCAGAAAGGTTTAGTAATGTATTTTTGTAAGCATGtttccaaaaaataaataaatcctgctAATCTTCATTTGAAGAAATAATATGAATAACCTGTTGCTTTAAGCTGTGTGGTCAAGATCACGCAATTTGTGACAACTTAACCTGGAGTCTCTCAATCCCATACTGCTCTTGATCATTCACACAGTTGATGCACATGAACTCTGGGTAGTTTGTGTGTCTCTCTGTCACATTATTGTAGACTCAGAGTTGTCAAAGCCTTATTTTATCTCTTGACTGATTTCAGAAAACTAGCTCTTAAGCAATTTGGAAAACCCATCCTTCACACTAAAGAGATCAGTGTGGGAAGGGGTGGTGTGGtccttctgtcctttcttttgAAGTATCATGTGGAAATGGACCATTACATTTCCAGAAAAACACACTTAGAGGTTGGTCTTCTGATAAAGATAAGAGCAGTAGTTGTTCTTGAGTGCCTTTAACTAAATAATTCTGGGATCTCATACACGAAGCAAACAACACAGTGTGAATTCCTGGGGAAGAACGGGATCTTGGTTTGCCCATTGAACTCACACATATACTGTTTGCAGCAGAAAGCTGTACAAAGTGACTAGAAATGAAGGTAATTTCAGGTAATTCACCAAACTTTAAACTTCTCAGAGCAACAAATGTCTATCAGAAACATTGAGTTCGCACAGTTAAAGCTCAACATGTACTCAGTACATCTGTTAAGAGGTAGACAAGCTTGTTTGTGGTCAGAGTTAACAGtataaattttttaatattctctgGGTGTATCCCTTATTTGGCACCCCCACTTTAATACCCTGGTAAGGTGGCAGACCATACTTAAAACAAGTAACTCAGATCTCAGTAGGGATTTACTTTGTTACTCGTTAGATACTGTTGTACAAACCCACCTTGGACTTCTCTTCAcgtttttgggggatttttgagCATACTCCTGTGCTTCAGGTGAACGAATATCCAAGGAGTCAGGATTGTGTCTTTTTATGTTGGTGAGCTGTCAGAGTGGCTTGGCAGTCTTGTAAAATTTTACCAGGCTTCTGAGATTGACTTACGATGTAAGTCAAATGTAGTCAAATTTCAGTTTAGGATGCCATTTTATCTGGAGTTACAGTTTTGCAGCTGTCCACAGGCATAAAATTTGCAATAATGACATGGTTTATGTATAAAACTGTTAGCAGGGATGGTGTTGAACACATGAGCATCAGTATAAATGGAGCAGGTTTGGATCTTAAATATGCAATGTGCTGCTTTGTAACGTACCTTCTTTTTAAGGTTTTACTTCAGACATTTGTTTTCCTGACCAGTGGTCAGGTAACCCGAACTCTggattttaacaggaaaaaagtaatatataataatttcaGCTAAAGGCCTTTTAGACTAATATCCACTGATAGAAATCATAGCACTaaccaaaaaaataattctgttaatAAAGCTTTGCAAGCTTTAATTTTCCATGTGTTACTTTCCAGTTTGGAATTGCTGAACCCAGGAAACGAGCTTATGCAGAGTTCTATAAAAACTATGATGCTATGAAGGACTTTGAAGCCATGAAGGCAGCtggtgtgtttgagtgtgcacCACCCAAATGATGGTAAGCTGCATTTGTAGGTAGTAAGGTACTCTGTGTTAGTGCAGGAGTGAGATTGTTTCAGTGGGATGTTGTGCTTCTGTTGGGAggttcttcctttttttttcaaattgaaagggatttctgaagaaaaaggaTACAAATTGCACTCAAGAGAACTCTGGGtaataaaaatgtgaagaaatagGGGAATTGAGGGCTGGGGGTAAGGGCAGGATAGGAGCTCCTGAGTAGCTTTTGGGTAATTTATTTAACTCGTATGATATAGGAGACAGAGTGGTGATGCCAGGCCTTTGCCCTCCTTGTGGAACCATGGAGAGGAGACAAAGTTCTTGTATTAAACTCCAAGTCTTCCCTGATTCCACTGTTACGTTGATGCTGTCACATCTTGAACTGCTTAACTTGGGGCTGTCTCTATATCTACTGCTTACATACTTGTGGTGGTACAGTGAGTGAGAAAATGGAGAGGCTGTTTCTCTCTCATAGCTTGCATCTTAATGTAAGAAACAGAGACAGCTTCTGCACATCCTTTTGTATTTTGAAGTTGGTGAGAGGGGGAAGATAACTAGTCATGGgggaaaatacatttatatgcacacacacacacacatctatATAAATCGCAGTGACGTACAGCTCTGTGTTCTCCCTTACTTgcaacaccaggaaaaaagtcttgaTTTCAGCTGTGCTGTAGTTACTAATAACTGCACTCCCTAAACTGCACAAGCTCATGTGACAACTCAATAAAGAGTTTCTCCACCTTTCTTGATGCAAATTTTTTACATTGAGTTCTCTGCTTCTTCTAAAATTACTTCAGACTAATCTAGAATGATagctttttcattcttttggaATGTTTTCATATTGTGATCATTACGTGATAATCTGTGGCTCTAATTATCCTGGCCAGCTGGGTTTTCTCAGCCTGTTTGTGTGAAGCAGCAACATTGAATAAAAGACTTGTACTTAACACTATTAATACTGTATTCTGTTTTGTGACAATCTGCAACTCTGTGGTTTCTGCATAACACAGTTACATAAAAAGCCCAGAGCTCCATCTCTTctaaaaaattagagaaaaaggaaaaaaaaaaactttgtcAGTCCCAAACTACCAACTCtcagttggtttttttggttcgttttttttttttgtttggacaGTGAGATACTGCCGCTCTTTAGCTATGAGTGCAACGAagataaataatgaaattataaaTTCACCTGGTTTAAACCAACCAAGGTTTAAATCTTGGTAATTCTGCCTCTGGTTTAGTCCTATTGCTAATATATAGTCGCTTTTAAACTTCCTTAGACACTGATTGCATTCTTTAGTCAGGTGGCCTTCATCAGTGTATTCTGAAGGGCCATCTGGTGGTAAAATCATTTGAAACAAACACTGTCAACAAGGATGCATGTTGAATATTTAATTGGAATCAtgagcaggattttttttcaatgcaaaTAGAGCTCAGTTAGCTTGTGTTCCCATTtgcagattaaaaataaaaagttgcaCATTGTGTGCACctgttaaaattaaatgtttcctaaacatttcttcccttttttaattGTACTGGCtcaaaagaaaatgtgagaGAAATCTTTTTATGTGATTTTGTTTGAATTGCTGATGCTTCTTATTCCTTAGCCTATTTATATAAGAACATATTTTTCACTCTGTAGTAGAAAGatgttggtttttgttgtgcCTGGACATTAGTGCAAAAGTAGAAGGGGAAAATGTTCTGTAAAGGACAAGTACACAAAACAGATGGAAGACATTTTTGGTTGCCTCAGTAGTTTAAATCTTAGCTATGGAGGTTGAatttgatgtctttttttttggtagagtTACCTAAAGGGTACAGTGGTCATGCACACTCTACGTCTCTTATGTTGTTGGACTGTATTCTGTATGTGACAGTAAATACAGTGGCTTAACCTCACTGAATACTCGCTCTGGAATCAGTACTTAGCCCCAAAATTGAGGAAAGGGTAGGGTAGGCAGGGAGGAGAATTCATTAGTTAAGGTGGTAGGAGGGCACTCTGTACCATTTGTTCCTGCTGGGCATGGAGGCACCTTGGCACCTCAGTGTTTCATCAACTTGGTGTGGTCTCTTTGTGGTGATCCTGACAACGGAAACCAAGTGCACGTATAAATCTGAGGAGTGTCCTACCTCTACCTCTACTGTGTGCTCAGTCTTAGAAAAATGGGGCAAGCTTGGAGTTTGGTGCTAACCACTTGCATGACTCTTGTCATGGAGCACAGCTGGTCTTGGATGGTGTTCAGTATAATAGGGAGAAGCAATTTGaatttggttttcttccttccttggTAGGCTGCCTGCACCACTTGTTTCCTCTCTGGCTGCTATCCGAAGGCTGCATTCCTTTCTCCTGCAGTCCCTCAGCAAGATTGATTCAGTTACCAGTGTAGCATGTATAGAGAATCTGATGTGCTGTGCAGTGTTGTTCCAGCTCTTGATTTGTTCCATGTTTCACTTCTGTTTGCCACATGAAGGGTGTATGAATCTTAAACCATCAGGAAATAACAGGGGGAATTCCTCTAGACTAAACTACCACATAAACATGTCTCTCTGTTGCTTTGCATTCATACATACTAATATGTTTACTTAGAGCATGAAGTTTGTCCATCATAacgtaatttttttttatcttgcagATCCCATTTAGTCCAAGGAGACCTGATGACCGAACCTTATTTGTTCACTGAATTGAGAAGTGTAATGCACTTCAGTGCATGGCACGCTCTGATGTAACTAACTAAATAAAATACGTATGTCAGTGGCATTTAGTTGTCTTCATTAATGTAGAAATGCTTAAAGGCTCAGATGCTGGGAAGAGTGGTGGAAACTACTCAAGTTTGCTCAGGGTGGTCAGAAACTGCACAAGATGACTAAGTCtaacttttctttcctccaggaaTTATTTGCATCTCTGTTGTGGCCAAATTCCACATTTGGTAACACAACATATCCCTAAGCATAGACAGCTAGGTTGTCCCAGCTGATGGTGGGAATATGCAAGAGGACAGATGTTACAGGA
This window harbors:
- the LOC135410898 gene encoding cytochrome c oxidase subunit 6C; the encoded protein is MSSALLPKPQMRRLLARRMKFHLFGAFFVSIGCAALYKFGIAEPRKRAYAEFYKNYDAMKDFEAMKAAGVFECAPPK